The Trypanosoma brucei gambiense DAL972 chromosome 10, complete sequence genome has a segment encoding these proteins:
- a CDS encoding La protein codes for MPLSSENKQKLQKQVEFYFSDVNVQRDIFLKGKMAENAEGFVSLETLLTFKRVNSVTTDVKEVVEAIRPSEKLVLSEDGLMVRRRDPLPESIQTDHQTVYVKPVPPTATLEQLTEFFSKHGTVQAVWRRYFAGKKDAPPESRTKPSVFVVFNSSEEAEAFQKAPPMYDDVQLTAEMKTTYLERKAEEIAAKKSSKTKNGGATDRAEKKTPPMPLGSSYRVSGCGEMESFATVKNLWPVEEQKGIRYVFMPDKESALLIFQDTQTGEKMVADLKSRGTTLNGKQPDIKKLEGDDEQKLLENVEKEIVDRAIQSANNRSGRGGRGGRGGRGHKRSRE; via the coding sequence ATGCCACTTTCCTCCGAGAACAAGCAGAAGTTGCAAAAGCAAGTGGAGTTCTACTTCAGCGATGTGAATGTGCAGAGAGATATTTTCCTGAAGGGGAAGATGGCAGAAAATGCTGAGGGTTTCGTCTCCCTGGAGACCCTTCTAACATTCAAGCGCGTGAATTCTGTTACGACGGATGTGAAGGAAGTCGTAGAAGCAATTCGTCCCAGCGAAAAGCTTGTCTTGTCTGAGGATGGCCTTATGGTGCGCCGCAGGGATCCGCTTCCGGAATCCATCCAAACCGATCACCAAACCGTGTATGTGAAACCTGTACCACCCACAGCAACACTCGAGCAACTTACCGAATTCTTCAGCAAACACGGTACGGTGCAGGCGGTATGGCGCCGTTACTTTGCTGGGAAAAAGGACGCACCCCCAGAGAGCCGCACAAAGCCCTCTGTATTTGTTGTGTTCAACAGTAGTGAAGAGGCGGAGGCGTTCCAAAAGGCCCCTCCCATGTACGACGATGTGCAACTTACAGCAGAGATGAAAACAACGTACTTGGAGCGTAAGGCGGAAGAAATAGCAGCAAAGAAgtcaagtaaaacaaagaacGGCGGTGCAACTGACAGGGCGGAGAAGAAAACCCCACCCATGCCGCTTGGAAGTAGCTATCGTGTAAGCGGTTGTGGGGAGATGGAGAGTTTCGCCACGGTGAAGAATCTATGGCCTGTGGAGGAGCAGAAGGGGATTCGTTACGTATTTATGCCGGATAAGGAAAGCGCACTGCTCATATTTCAGGATACTCAGACAGGAGAAAAGATGGTGGCGGACTTAAAGAGCCGTGGTACAACTCTTAACGGTAAACAACCGGATATAAAGAAGTTGGAGGGCGACGATGAACAAAAGCTATTGGAAAATGTGGAGAAGGAAATTGTGGATCGTGCAATACAGAGTGCGAATAATCGTTCCGGGCGAGGAGGACGAGGTGGGCGAGGGGGCCGAGGACACAAGCGGTCACGTGAATAA